In the genome of Mucisphaera calidilacus, one region contains:
- the malQ gene encoding 4-alpha-glucanotransferase: MSDPKPDTPLPTLDQRSTGVLLHITSLDGHYGIGDLGRPARHLVHWLKAAGVSWWQVLPITPPSAENSPYESISAFAGWHALISLEDLVADGLLPKKALADIPKLPEDRADYQAAQDIRTRLLRQAHQSFTPSDDYHDFLKNQADWLDDWALHEAIRNTRNGKPWHTWPDDLRLRHKHHIETARHDLADDIDFHKFVQYVFDKQWNALREICRDAGIGLIGDVPIFVGMDAADVWAHRALFDLDRDGRPKAISGVPPDMFSETGQVWDHPLYNWTNHEKTDYAWWAARMRHTLNQFDAVRIDHFLGFLRCWAIPADTRHAPDGKWRKGPAKSFFDAVEQQLGTMAVIAEDLGDVTQQAIDLRDDLGYPGMMVTQFGFGEDHAHHAPHNHPRNCVAYTGTHDNNTLSGFYHESSSETRKRILLYTGKEADSVAEDLTRITLLSQANIAVIPPQDLLGLDTHHRMNIPGKKVGNWTWRLPPGSLTASHAKKIHRLNLLAGRTQPLPATES; the protein is encoded by the coding sequence ATGAGTGATCCCAAACCCGACACACCCCTGCCCACACTCGACCAACGCTCCACAGGCGTTCTCCTCCACATCACATCCCTCGACGGCCACTACGGCATCGGGGACCTCGGCCGGCCCGCACGACACCTCGTCCACTGGCTCAAAGCCGCGGGCGTCAGCTGGTGGCAGGTCCTCCCCATCACCCCGCCCAGCGCCGAAAACTCGCCCTACGAGTCCATCTCCGCCTTCGCCGGATGGCACGCCCTCATCAGCCTCGAAGACCTCGTCGCCGACGGACTCCTCCCCAAAAAAGCACTCGCCGATATCCCCAAACTGCCTGAAGACCGCGCCGACTACCAGGCCGCTCAGGACATCCGCACCCGACTCCTCCGCCAGGCACACCAGAGCTTCACACCCAGCGACGACTACCACGACTTCCTCAAAAACCAGGCCGACTGGCTCGACGACTGGGCACTCCACGAAGCCATCCGAAACACCCGCAACGGCAAGCCCTGGCACACGTGGCCCGACGACCTCCGGCTCCGACACAAACACCACATCGAAACCGCTCGACACGACCTCGCCGACGACATCGACTTCCACAAGTTCGTCCAGTACGTCTTCGACAAACAGTGGAACGCGCTCCGCGAGATCTGCCGCGACGCCGGCATCGGACTCATCGGCGACGTCCCCATCTTCGTCGGCATGGACGCCGCCGACGTATGGGCCCACCGCGCACTCTTCGACCTCGACCGCGACGGACGACCCAAGGCCATCTCAGGCGTCCCGCCCGACATGTTCAGCGAGACCGGGCAGGTCTGGGACCACCCCCTCTACAACTGGACCAACCACGAGAAAACCGACTACGCCTGGTGGGCCGCCCGCATGCGCCACACCCTCAACCAGTTCGACGCCGTACGCATCGACCACTTCCTCGGCTTCCTCCGCTGCTGGGCCATCCCCGCCGACACCCGCCACGCACCCGACGGCAAGTGGCGCAAAGGACCCGCCAAGTCCTTCTTCGACGCCGTCGAACAGCAACTCGGCACCATGGCCGTCATCGCCGAGGACCTCGGCGACGTCACCCAGCAGGCCATCGACCTCCGCGACGACCTCGGATACCCCGGCATGATGGTCACGCAGTTCGGCTTCGGCGAAGACCACGCCCACCACGCACCCCACAACCACCCCAGAAACTGCGTCGCCTACACCGGCACCCACGACAACAACACCCTCAGCGGCTTCTACCACGAGTCCTCCTCCGAAACCCGGAAACGCATCCTCCTCTACACCGGCAAAGAGGCCGACTCCGTCGCCGAAGACCTCACACGCATCACCCTCCTCAGTCAGGCCAACATCGCCGTCATCCCGCCCCAGGACCTCCTCGGCCTCGACACCCACCACCGCATGAACATCCCCGGCAAAAAAGTCGGCAACTGGACCTGGCGACTACCCCCCGGAAGCCTCACCGCCAGCCACGCCAAAAAAATACACCGACTCAACCTCCTCGCCGGACGAACCCAACCCCTCCCCGCCACCGAATCCTGA
- a CDS encoding DUF1611 domain-containing protein: MAQRIVLLTEGHTSIYYAKTAYSVLRYRAEEVVALLDTQEVGKTAGGLLGVGGDVPVVGDLGDVPDADTLIIGIGVHGGKLPEVMRGHLLKAVERGMTVISGLHEFLSDDADLAAAAEHSGAHLWDVRKNHEHEVAEGRGFEDGCYRLHTVGQDCSVGKMIVSVEVSRALAGRGLSSKFVATGQTGIMVEGDGTPIDTVVADFINGAAEKLVLRNQHHDVMCIEGQGSILHPSYSSVTLGLLHGCRPDGLILCYEAGRTHVKGLDHIALKSLETYRALYESLASEMHPCRVVGVGMNSRRLDDAAFEAEKRRVGEALGLPVADVVREGAGVLADAVERAIRDRQPR, from the coding sequence GTGGCGCAACGCATTGTCCTGCTAACTGAGGGTCATACCAGCATTTATTACGCCAAGACGGCGTACAGCGTATTGCGTTACCGGGCGGAAGAGGTGGTGGCGTTGCTGGACACGCAGGAGGTGGGGAAGACGGCGGGCGGTCTGCTGGGCGTGGGGGGTGATGTGCCGGTGGTGGGTGATCTGGGTGATGTGCCGGACGCGGACACGCTGATCATCGGGATCGGGGTGCATGGCGGGAAGCTGCCCGAGGTGATGCGTGGGCACCTGCTCAAGGCGGTGGAGCGTGGGATGACGGTGATCTCGGGGCTGCACGAGTTTCTGTCGGACGATGCGGATCTCGCTGCGGCGGCGGAGCACAGCGGGGCGCACCTGTGGGACGTGCGGAAGAACCACGAGCACGAGGTGGCGGAGGGCCGGGGTTTTGAGGATGGGTGCTACCGGCTGCACACGGTGGGGCAGGACTGTTCGGTGGGGAAGATGATTGTTTCGGTGGAGGTGTCGCGTGCGTTGGCGGGGCGTGGGCTGAGCAGCAAGTTTGTGGCAACAGGCCAGACGGGGATCATGGTGGAGGGTGACGGGACGCCTATTGATACGGTGGTGGCGGACTTCATCAACGGTGCGGCGGAGAAGCTGGTGCTGCGGAACCAGCATCATGACGTGATGTGTATTGAGGGTCAGGGATCGATCCTGCACCCGAGTTACTCGTCGGTGACGCTCGGGTTGCTGCACGGCTGTCGGCCGGACGGTTTGATTTTGTGTTACGAGGCGGGCCGGACCCACGTGAAGGGTCTGGATCACATCGCGTTGAAATCACTCGAGACGTACCGGGCGTTGTACGAGTCGCTGGCGAGCGAGATGCATCCGTGCCGGGTGGTGGGTGTGGGGATGAACAGCCGGCGGCTGGATGACGCAGCGTTCGAGGCGGAGAAGCGGCGTGTGGGTGAGGCGTTGGGTTTGCCGGTGGCGGACGTGGTGCGTGAGGGTGCGGGCGTGCTGGCGGACGCGGTGGAGCGTGCGATCAGAGATCGACAACCGCGGTAG
- a CDS encoding aminotransferase class IV — MVQQPTPAADPVVYYNGEFIPSSHANVSVEERGTLFGEGVYEVTRVYNAHPFALDEHLERLLNSLRGIGLKDPQTLAAARELKPASAQLLEIHNLAEALVYWQITRGPAQPRSFLYQPNTRPSVLAIAYPTQPINTAGPPPTTTATLLPDDRWANCWIKSTMLLPNNLAYNQAREAGFGAALLQRHGLITEASNANAMFVRDGKILTHPDDGKILNGITRQIVLNHARNLNIPVAEQPLPIAELNTVDEAFLTGTTTHVTPVLAIDDQPVADAKPGPVALQLHHTLMNDINTRCRITTHATTP, encoded by the coding sequence ATGGTTCAGCAACCCACCCCCGCCGCCGACCCCGTTGTCTACTACAACGGCGAATTCATCCCCAGCTCACACGCCAACGTCTCCGTCGAGGAACGAGGAACGCTCTTCGGCGAAGGCGTCTACGAAGTCACCCGCGTCTACAACGCACACCCCTTCGCACTCGACGAGCACCTCGAACGGCTCCTCAACAGCCTCCGTGGCATCGGCCTCAAGGACCCCCAAACCCTCGCCGCCGCCCGCGAACTCAAGCCCGCCTCCGCACAACTCCTCGAGATCCACAACCTCGCCGAGGCCCTCGTCTACTGGCAGATCACCCGCGGACCCGCCCAGCCCCGATCCTTCCTCTACCAGCCCAACACCCGACCCTCCGTCCTCGCCATCGCCTACCCCACGCAACCCATCAACACCGCCGGCCCGCCACCCACCACCACCGCGACCCTCCTCCCCGACGACCGCTGGGCCAACTGCTGGATCAAGTCCACCATGCTCCTGCCCAACAACCTCGCCTACAACCAGGCCCGCGAAGCCGGCTTCGGCGCCGCACTCCTCCAACGCCACGGCCTCATCACCGAGGCCTCCAACGCCAACGCCATGTTCGTCCGCGACGGCAAGATCCTCACACACCCCGACGACGGCAAGATTCTCAATGGCATCACACGCCAGATCGTCCTCAACCACGCTCGCAACCTCAACATCCCCGTCGCCGAACAACCCCTCCCCATCGCCGAACTCAACACCGTCGACGAGGCCTTCCTCACCGGCACCACCACCCACGTCACCCCCGTCCTCGCCATCGACGACCAGCCCGTCGCCGACGCCAAACCCGGACCCGTCGCCCTGCAACTCCACCACACCCTCATGAACGACATCAACACCCGCTGCCGCATCACCACCCACGCCACCACACCCTGA